The following proteins are co-located in the Nocardia bhagyanarayanae genome:
- a CDS encoding SDR family oxidoreductase, producing MEISGKVAIVTGAGAGIGAALARRLAERGARVVVADLNGESAAAVAESIGAQAVSMGGDVADEKVVQSLIDRAETEFGPVDFYFANAGIGGGPGLESTDEQWSAALEVNVLAHVRAARLLVPGWSARGEGYFVVTASAAGLLTQIGSAPYSVTKHAAVGFAEWLSVTYGDSGIRVSCVCPMGVDTKLLHGDLIPGDEAAAAMAIKAVTSAGAVLSPEEVADVVLAGVEAEQFLILPHPEVLEMYRRKGADYDRWLAGMRRFQSALRG from the coding sequence ATGGAGATTTCGGGCAAGGTCGCGATCGTCACGGGGGCGGGAGCGGGTATCGGTGCGGCGCTGGCGCGACGGCTGGCCGAGCGCGGCGCGCGGGTCGTTGTCGCCGACCTGAACGGGGAGTCGGCCGCCGCGGTGGCGGAATCCATTGGCGCGCAGGCGGTATCGATGGGCGGCGATGTCGCCGACGAGAAGGTCGTGCAATCGCTGATCGATCGCGCCGAGACCGAATTCGGTCCGGTGGACTTCTATTTCGCCAACGCGGGAATCGGCGGCGGTCCCGGACTGGAGAGCACCGACGAACAGTGGTCGGCCGCGCTGGAGGTGAACGTGCTCGCGCACGTGCGCGCCGCTCGGCTGCTCGTCCCGGGTTGGTCGGCGCGCGGCGAGGGATACTTCGTCGTCACCGCATCGGCGGCGGGGCTGCTGACCCAGATCGGCTCGGCGCCGTACTCGGTCACCAAACACGCCGCGGTCGGTTTCGCCGAGTGGCTCTCGGTCACCTACGGGGACAGCGGGATCCGGGTCAGCTGCGTGTGCCCGATGGGCGTCGACACCAAGCTGCTGCACGGCGATCTGATCCCCGGCGACGAGGCGGCCGCCGCGATGGCGATCAAGGCGGTCACGTCGGCGGGCGCCGTGCTCTCTCCCGAGGAGGTCGCCGATGTGGTCTTGGCGGGCGTCGAGGCCGAGCAGTTCCTGATCCTCCCCCACCCGGAGGTGCTGGAGATGTACCGCCGCAAGGGCGCCGACTACGACCGCTGGCTGGCGGGCATGCGCCGGTTCCAGAGCGCGCTGCGCGGGTAG
- a CDS encoding Lrp/AsnC family transcriptional regulator codes for MSSKEPVDATLDATDARLLLELVANPRATGVELANRLGLSRNTVQARLSRWEASGVLGSFERRVEPRALGYPLAAFVAVVVDQHQLDSVVDELAEVPEVTEVCGMTGLTDLTVRVVAQDADDLYRIAGQILKIPGVERTNMALVMRELVGPRTAPLLDRLAGSS; via the coding sequence ATGTCCAGTAAGGAACCCGTCGACGCCACGTTGGACGCCACCGACGCTCGCTTGTTGCTGGAGTTGGTCGCCAACCCGAGGGCGACCGGCGTGGAACTGGCGAACCGGCTCGGGCTGTCCCGCAATACCGTGCAGGCGCGGCTGTCTCGCTGGGAGGCCAGCGGCGTGCTCGGCAGCTTCGAACGGCGGGTGGAGCCGAGAGCGCTGGGCTATCCGCTCGCCGCGTTCGTCGCGGTGGTCGTCGATCAGCACCAATTGGACTCGGTGGTGGACGAACTCGCCGAGGTGCCGGAGGTCACCGAGGTGTGCGGCATGACCGGACTCACCGATCTCACCGTCCGCGTCGTCGCCCAGGACGCCGACGACCTGTATCGAATCGCCGGACAGATTCTGAAGATTCCCGGGGTGGAGCGGACCAACATGGCGCTGGTGATGCGGGAGCTGGTGGGGCCGCGGACCGCGCCGTTGCTGGATCGGCTGGCCGGGTCGAGTTGA
- the pdhA gene encoding pyruvate dehydrogenase (acetyl-transferring) E1 component subunit alpha, translating to MAEKPTYPVQLIQPDGRRVLDRQHAALVADVGPAELRGLYEDMVVSRRIDVEATALQRQGQLGLWPPLLGQEAAQVGSARALRPDDYVFCSYREAAVAYCRGVSPTELTRLWRGAAHSCWDPGAVNMTNPNIVVGSQGLHATGYAYAANLDGAEIATIAYFGDGATSQGDIAEAFGFAASWSAPVVFFCQNNHWAISAPVRIQSATPIARRAYGYGMPGVQVDGNDVLAVLAVTRQAVARARSGGGPSFIEALTYRMGPHTTADDPTRYRAAAETEEWKRRDPIDRVRRLLEREGQFDEDWARQVAAHADDVARQLRTATIEMPDPAPMELFDHVYATPHSLLDEQRREYAEYLTGDPGASSARTEGVRP from the coding sequence ATGGCGGAGAAGCCCACGTACCCGGTGCAGTTGATCCAGCCCGACGGCCGCCGCGTTCTCGATCGTCAGCACGCGGCGCTCGTCGCCGACGTCGGCCCGGCTGAGCTGCGCGGGCTGTACGAGGACATGGTCGTGAGTCGCCGCATCGACGTCGAGGCGACCGCGTTGCAGCGCCAGGGCCAGTTGGGACTGTGGCCGCCGTTGCTCGGCCAAGAGGCCGCCCAGGTCGGTTCGGCGCGCGCGCTGCGCCCCGACGACTACGTGTTCTGCAGCTACCGCGAAGCGGCCGTCGCCTACTGCCGCGGCGTCTCGCCGACCGAGCTCACCCGGCTGTGGCGCGGCGCGGCGCACTCCTGCTGGGACCCCGGCGCGGTCAACATGACCAACCCGAACATCGTGGTCGGCTCACAGGGCCTGCACGCCACCGGATACGCCTACGCCGCGAACCTGGACGGCGCCGAGATCGCGACCATCGCCTACTTCGGCGACGGCGCGACCAGTCAGGGCGACATCGCCGAGGCGTTCGGCTTCGCCGCGAGCTGGAGCGCGCCGGTGGTGTTCTTCTGCCAGAACAACCACTGGGCGATCAGCGCCCCCGTGCGGATCCAGAGCGCGACGCCGATCGCCCGCCGCGCCTACGGCTACGGCATGCCCGGCGTGCAGGTCGACGGCAATGACGTGCTCGCCGTGCTCGCGGTGACCAGGCAGGCCGTGGCGCGGGCGCGTTCGGGCGGCGGGCCGTCCTTCATCGAGGCGCTCACCTATCGGATGGGTCCGCACACCACCGCCGACGACCCCACCCGGTACCGCGCCGCGGCCGAGACCGAGGAGTGGAAGCGCCGCGATCCGATCGACCGGGTGCGCAGGCTGCTGGAGCGGGAGGGGCAGTTCGACGAGGACTGGGCGCGGCAGGTCGCCGCCCACGCCGACGACGTCGCGCGACAGCTGCGCACCGCGACCATCGAGATGCCGGACCCGGCGCCGATGGAGCTGTTCGACCACGTCTACGCGACACCACACTCGCTGCTCGACGAACAGCGGCGGGAGTACGCGGAGTACCTGACCGGCGATCCCGGTGCGTCCTCCGCGCGAACGGAAGGAGTCCGCCCATGA
- a CDS encoding MFS transporter: MPAKSVDGRTRTARGAVFTVFGVNGVLLAMWVVHIPVITDRTGVSHSTLGMFILLMAGAGIVGMRIAGPLADRFGSKRLVGAAALVASTAVLGPGFATSPAWLGAALACFGFGNGALDVSMNAQAVQVERAYGRPIMSAFHALFSGGGLLGSLLGAAALRAGWDVRVTLVLASASCVALIVASVPRLLADSATPQRSEPPGSEVIGPAHTEDAADVPEPGHGRKVLALAAIAFAVLLAEGVAADWSTLQMRGHLGVDEATAALAFGAFSVTMTAGRFAADRVSGAFGRVAVVRYGTLLAALGLGTIMLSAWTPLTLVGWALCGLGLSGSVPQIFTAAGNLGTSTAATDMARVFGLGYFGLLAGPAVIGWLTELIPLTAAMFVPLVAMLLCCWKAGVVAPAQPVVEVDRDSRAADDAH, translated from the coding sequence GTGCCAGCCAAATCGGTCGATGGTCGAACACGCACGGCGCGCGGCGCGGTGTTCACGGTATTCGGTGTGAACGGTGTGCTGCTGGCGATGTGGGTCGTGCACATCCCGGTCATCACCGATCGAACGGGCGTCTCGCACTCGACGCTTGGCATGTTCATCCTGCTCATGGCGGGCGCGGGCATTGTCGGCATGCGCATCGCGGGCCCGCTCGCGGACCGGTTCGGCAGCAAGAGGCTGGTGGGCGCGGCCGCGCTCGTCGCGTCGACAGCCGTGCTCGGTCCCGGCTTCGCGACCAGCCCGGCGTGGCTTGGTGCGGCGCTGGCCTGCTTCGGATTCGGCAACGGCGCGCTGGACGTCTCGATGAACGCCCAAGCGGTGCAGGTCGAGCGGGCCTACGGGCGCCCGATCATGTCGGCGTTCCACGCCCTGTTCTCCGGCGGCGGACTGCTGGGTTCCCTGCTCGGCGCCGCCGCATTGCGCGCGGGCTGGGACGTGCGCGTCACCCTCGTGCTGGCCTCGGCGAGTTGTGTGGCGCTGATCGTCGCGAGCGTGCCGCGTCTGCTGGCCGATTCCGCCACGCCCCAGCGGTCCGAACCGCCCGGCTCGGAAGTCATCGGCCCCGCGCACACCGAGGACGCGGCGGACGTGCCGGAACCCGGGCACGGACGGAAGGTGCTGGCACTGGCCGCCATCGCGTTCGCCGTGTTGCTCGCGGAAGGCGTCGCCGCCGACTGGAGCACCCTGCAGATGCGCGGCCACCTAGGCGTGGACGAAGCCACCGCCGCGCTGGCGTTCGGCGCGTTCTCCGTGACCATGACCGCGGGTCGCTTCGCCGCGGATCGCGTCAGCGGCGCGTTCGGCCGGGTCGCCGTCGTCCGCTACGGAACGCTGCTCGCCGCCCTCGGCCTCGGCACCATCATGCTGTCCGCCTGGACGCCGCTGACCCTCGTCGGCTGGGCGCTCTGCGGCCTCGGCCTGTCCGGCAGCGTTCCGCAGATCTTCACCGCCGCGGGCAATCTCGGTACCAGCACAGCCGCCACCGATATGGCCAGGGTCTTCGGCCTCGGCTACTTCGGTCTGCTCGCGGGACCCGCGGTCATCGGCTGGCTCACCGAACTCATACCGCTCACCGCCGCCATGTTCGTCCCCCTCGTCGCGATGCTCTTGTGCTGCTGGAAGGCGGGGGTCGTCGCCCCGGCCCAGCCAGTGGTCGAGGTAGACCGCGACAGCAGGGCCGCGGACGACGCGCACTGA
- a CDS encoding acyl-CoA thioesterase, with translation MPTRWADNDHYGHVNNVTYYSYFDTAVNAWLMHATGTDIRELPALGVVAQTSCQYLGSISFPDQLQVGLRISRLGRSSITYDLAIFRDADGSLELAATGVFVHVYVDSETRKPVEIPEVVRAAAAELVTD, from the coding sequence ATGCCGACCCGGTGGGCGGACAACGACCACTACGGCCACGTGAACAACGTGACGTACTACTCGTACTTCGACACCGCGGTGAACGCCTGGTTGATGCACGCGACGGGCACCGACATCAGGGAGCTGCCCGCGCTCGGCGTGGTCGCGCAGACCTCCTGCCAGTACCTCGGCTCGATCAGCTTCCCGGACCAGCTGCAGGTCGGCCTGCGGATATCCCGGCTCGGCCGCTCGAGCATCACCTACGACCTGGCGATCTTCCGCGACGCCGACGGCTCGCTCGAGCTCGCGGCCACGGGCGTCTTCGTGCACGTCTACGTGGACTCCGAGACGCGCAAGCCGGTCGAGATCCCGGAGGTCGTCCGCGCCGCGGCGGCCGAACTCGTCACCGACTGA
- a CDS encoding dihydrolipoamide acetyltransferase family protein, which translates to MEDDGHVLEFRLPDLGEGLAEAEVVTWSVAVGDSVELNQTIAEVETAKAVVALPSPFAGRVEELLAEPGETVAVGAPLIRVRVESSPSTARESATTGAPVPSSTGADAGAAVPPPDTADGNGRTSVLVGYGPEGEVESRRRRPAPEGRAAATPAARKLAKELGIDLWFVAGSGPNGAVTVDDVRGAVPVSQPRTATPTTDIATANRPAQTVTEPNAGVIRPAVREERAPITGIRKRTAAAMVASARTIPQASAFVTIDCTASMELLDHLRTTKSFAGLTLTPLALVAKATLAAIAEFPGVNAYWDEANQQIVTKHYVNLGIAVATDRGLLVPNLKEAQSLSLRDLCREIGWLAETARSGSATPADLRGGTFTITNVGVFGVDTGVPLVNPGEAAILCLGSIRKRPWVFRDELAVRWVTTLGVSFDHRMIDGELAARFLATTAGLLEDPLTLLSRI; encoded by the coding sequence GTGGAAGACGACGGCCACGTTCTGGAATTCCGGCTCCCGGATCTCGGGGAGGGACTCGCCGAGGCCGAAGTGGTGACCTGGTCGGTGGCCGTCGGCGACAGCGTCGAGTTGAATCAGACGATCGCGGAGGTCGAGACCGCCAAGGCCGTGGTGGCGCTGCCCTCGCCGTTCGCGGGACGGGTCGAGGAGTTGCTCGCCGAGCCGGGGGAGACGGTCGCGGTGGGCGCGCCGCTGATCCGGGTGCGGGTCGAGTCGTCGCCTTCCACCGCTCGGGAGTCCGCCACGACCGGAGCGCCGGTCCCGTCGTCCACCGGAGCCGACGCGGGCGCGGCCGTTCCGCCACCGGACACCGCCGACGGCAACGGCCGCACGTCGGTGCTCGTCGGTTACGGACCGGAAGGCGAAGTCGAGTCGCGGCGGCGCAGGCCCGCACCGGAGGGACGCGCCGCGGCCACGCCCGCCGCGCGCAAACTGGCCAAGGAACTCGGCATCGACCTGTGGTTCGTCGCCGGCTCCGGACCGAACGGAGCGGTGACGGTCGACGACGTCCGCGGCGCCGTGCCCGTCTCGCAGCCCCGAACCGCCACGCCCACAACCGACATAGCGACCGCGAACCGCCCCGCGCAGACGGTCACCGAGCCGAACGCCGGCGTGATCCGTCCCGCGGTGCGCGAGGAGCGGGCGCCGATCACCGGTATCCGCAAGCGGACCGCGGCGGCCATGGTGGCGAGCGCGCGGACGATTCCGCAGGCCAGCGCCTTCGTCACGATCGACTGCACCGCGTCGATGGAACTGCTCGACCACCTGCGCACCACCAAATCCTTCGCGGGACTGACGCTCACGCCGCTGGCGCTGGTCGCCAAGGCGACGCTGGCCGCCATCGCGGAATTCCCGGGCGTCAACGCCTATTGGGACGAGGCGAATCAGCAGATCGTCACCAAGCACTACGTGAATCTGGGCATCGCGGTGGCCACTGATCGCGGCCTGCTCGTGCCCAATCTCAAAGAGGCGCAATCGCTGAGCCTGCGCGATCTGTGCCGCGAGATCGGCTGGCTGGCCGAGACCGCGCGCTCCGGCTCGGCGACCCCGGCCGACCTGCGCGGCGGCACCTTCACCATCACGAACGTCGGCGTCTTCGGCGTCGACACCGGGGTGCCGCTGGTCAATCCCGGCGAGGCCGCGATCCTGTGCCTCGGTTCGATTCGCAAGCGGCCCTGGGTCTTCCGCGACGAGCTCGCCGTCCGCTGGGTGACCACGCTCGGCGTCAGCTTCGACCACCGCATGATCGACGGCGAACTGGCCGCGCGCTTCCTCGCGACCACCGCTGGACTCCTGGAAGACCCGCTCACCCTGCTCAGCCGGATTTAG
- a CDS encoding alpha-ketoacid dehydrogenase subunit beta → MITTFANAVNTGLRRALEDDPKVVLMGEDIGKLGGVFRVTDTLQKDFGNNRVIDTPLAESGIVGTAFGMALRGYRPVCEIQFDGFVYPAFDQIVSQVAKIHYRTKGKVVAPITIRIPFGGGIGSVEHHSESPEAYFAHTAGLRVVTPSNPSDAYHLVRQAIALDDPVIFFEPKRRYWDKADVDFDAPPELPMDRARVCRTGADATLVAYGGTVATALTAAKIAAEEGHSLEVIDLRSLAPIDFDTVEESVDKTGRLVIVHEAPVFGGLGAEIAARITERCFYQLESPVLRVGGFDIPYPPAKLEKHHLPDADRILAAVDRSLAA, encoded by the coding sequence ATGATCACCACCTTCGCCAACGCGGTGAACACCGGGCTGCGCCGGGCGCTGGAGGACGATCCCAAGGTCGTGCTCATGGGCGAGGACATCGGCAAGCTCGGCGGCGTCTTCCGGGTGACCGACACGCTCCAGAAGGACTTCGGGAACAACCGGGTGATCGACACCCCGCTGGCCGAGTCCGGCATCGTCGGAACGGCTTTCGGCATGGCGCTGCGCGGGTACCGCCCGGTCTGCGAGATCCAGTTCGACGGGTTCGTCTATCCGGCGTTCGATCAGATCGTCTCCCAGGTGGCCAAGATCCACTACCGGACCAAGGGAAAGGTTGTCGCGCCCATCACGATTCGCATCCCGTTCGGCGGCGGCATCGGTTCGGTGGAGCACCACTCGGAATCGCCGGAGGCTTACTTCGCGCACACCGCGGGGCTGCGGGTGGTGACGCCGAGCAATCCGTCCGACGCCTATCACCTTGTGCGCCAAGCGATCGCGCTGGACGATCCGGTCATCTTCTTCGAGCCGAAGCGGCGCTACTGGGACAAGGCCGACGTCGACTTCGACGCTCCGCCGGAGCTGCCGATGGACCGGGCCAGGGTCTGCCGCACCGGTGCGGACGCCACTCTCGTCGCCTACGGCGGCACCGTCGCCACCGCGCTCACGGCCGCGAAAATCGCCGCCGAGGAAGGGCATTCGCTCGAGGTCATCGATCTGCGCAGCCTCGCCCCGATCGATTTCGACACCGTCGAGGAATCGGTCGACAAGACCGGCAGGCTGGTCATCGTGCACGAGGCTCCCGTCTTCGGTGGGCTCGGCGCCGAGATCGCGGCGCGGATCACCGAACGCTGCTTCTATCAACTGGAGTCGCCGGTTCTCCGCGTCGGCGGGTTCGACATCCCCTACCCCCCGGCTAAGCTCGAGAAGCACCACCTGCCCGACGCCGACCGCATCCTCGCCGCGGTCGACCGTTCGCTCGCCGCCTGA
- a CDS encoding AraC family transcriptional regulator — protein MDALASLLEGPRARGAFLMCSLLDPPWSLRIQDEAPLTVLSMIRGTAWIVPDDATNSPRGSKVSAKSEPRQLHAGDVAIFRGPHPYTVADDPATPPQIIIHPGQVTKTPDGEILCETLSLGVRQWGTDPEGATMMVTGTYESAGAASQRLLRALPPIAVLSHGDLDSRLLDILADEATKDQPAQGAVLDRLLDLVLIAALRAWFARDDAPAWYHAYSDPLVGKALRLLQHNPAHGWTVASLADAVGVSRAALARRFTDLVGEPPMAFLTEWRLALAADLLQESDATIEAIARQVGYGSAFALSAAFKRHFGVSPRDHRQGAAHAELSSAG, from the coding sequence GTGGATGCGCTCGCCAGTCTGCTCGAAGGCCCACGCGCGAGGGGCGCGTTCCTGATGTGTTCGCTGCTGGATCCGCCGTGGTCGTTGCGCATCCAGGACGAGGCGCCGCTCACCGTGCTCTCGATGATCCGCGGCACCGCCTGGATCGTTCCGGACGACGCAACGAATTCGCCTCGGGGAAGCAAGGTTTCGGCCAAGAGCGAGCCGCGCCAATTGCACGCGGGCGACGTCGCCATCTTCCGCGGCCCACATCCCTACACCGTCGCCGACGATCCCGCGACGCCCCCGCAGATCATCATCCATCCGGGCCAGGTCACGAAGACGCCCGACGGTGAGATCCTCTGCGAGACGCTGAGTCTCGGCGTTCGCCAGTGGGGCACCGACCCGGAGGGCGCGACCATGATGGTCACCGGCACCTACGAGTCCGCGGGCGCGGCGAGCCAGCGGCTGCTGCGCGCCTTGCCGCCGATCGCGGTGCTGTCGCACGGCGATCTCGACAGCCGCCTGCTCGACATCCTCGCCGACGAGGCGACCAAGGATCAGCCCGCCCAGGGCGCGGTGCTGGACCGCCTTCTCGATCTGGTGCTGATCGCCGCGCTGCGCGCCTGGTTCGCCCGCGACGACGCGCCCGCCTGGTACCACGCCTACAGCGATCCGCTGGTCGGCAAGGCCTTACGCCTGCTCCAGCACAATCCCGCGCACGGCTGGACCGTCGCGAGCCTCGCCGACGCGGTCGGCGTTTCGCGCGCCGCGCTGGCCCGGCGGTTCACCGACCTGGTCGGCGAGCCGCCGATGGCCTTCCTCACCGAATGGCGCCTCGCGCTGGCCGCCGATCTGCTCCAGGAGTCGGACGCCACCATCGAGGCGATCGCGCGCCAGGTCGGCTATGGTTCGGCCTTCGCGCTCAGCGCCGCCTTCAAACGCCACTTCGGGGTGAGTCCGCGCGACCACCGGCAGGGCGCTGCCCACGCTGAGCTATCGTCGGCCGGGTGA